A part of Hydrogenispora ethanolica genomic DNA contains:
- a CDS encoding helix-turn-helix domain-containing protein, with protein sequence MRKKDQDRFFPIYKEVGRRIAFFRNLRGLSQEELAAKIDISASHLSKIEAPNIQISFSFDMLLRIAEGLDIQVAALFAPVDTVSVHFDNQYLNHETGGSV encoded by the coding sequence ATGCGGAAAAAAGATCAGGACAGGTTTTTTCCAATATATAAGGAAGTGGGACGAAGGATTGCATTCTTTCGGAACCTGCGCGGATTGAGTCAGGAAGAACTTGCTGCCAAAATCGATATTAGTGCCAGTCATTTAAGCAAAATCGAAGCGCCAAACATCCAAATCAGTTTTTCCTTTGATATGCTTTTACGAATCGCCGAGGGATTGGACATCCAGGTTGCGGCACTCTTTGCGCCGGTGGATACGGTCAGCGTTCATTTTGATAATCAGTATTTGAATCATGAGACAGGCGGCTCGGTTTGA